ATCCTGGTCCTTTCGGTCGTGGCGCCACTGTTTAACTTGGGTGCTCTGAGCTGGCTCTTTCAGAACCTGAAGACCATCTGGCTGGTGGCATTCGTGGTGGTGTTCCAACCGGAATTGCGCCGGCTCCTCATCTATTTGGGACAGACGCGACTTGCCCGCTACTTCGTGAGCGTTGCTGGGACGCGCACGGTGGAAGAGGTCATTAAGGCAAGCATCGAGCTTTCCAAACGCGGCTACGGTGGGCTCATAGTGATGGTAAAGGAGACAGGCCTTCGCACAGTTGTGGAGACGGGTGTGCGGTTGCAGGCCGAGGTTTCTATGCCCCTCATTGTGTCCATTTTCAATCCTAGGTCACCCCTGCACGATGGGGCGATCGTGATTCAGAACGAGCTCATCGAAGCTGCACGCTGCATTTTGCCGCTCTCAGAAAGCCAGGAGCTGGACCAGACGCTCGGCACGAGGCATCGGGCTGCAGTGGGCCTCAGCGAAGAGAGCGACGCGGTGGTAATCGTGATTTCCGAGGAAACAGGAACCATTTCCATCGCTTACAAGGGTATTCTCAAACGCGGATTCGACGAGCAAGGGATGCGCAGAGAGCTTGAGCAGGACCTGCGCATTACTCCCACATAGTGAACCGATGGAAGGGACAGGCGTCACAAAGCGAGGAGGCGACGCGCATGATTACTCGTGAACAGGCCGAGAAGGCGCGAA
The sequence above is drawn from the candidate division KSB1 bacterium genome and encodes:
- the cdaA gene encoding diadenylate cyclase CdaA, whose protein sequence is MVLFRIGFIPVTPFDVLDIVVISYMLYRVYFFIRGTRAAQMTVGLVVILVLSVVAPLFNLGALSWLFQNLKTIWLVAFVVVFQPELRRLLIYLGQTRLARYFVSVAGTRTVEEVIKASIELSKRGYGGLIVMVKETGLRTVVETGVRLQAEVSMPLIVSIFNPRSPLHDGAIVIQNELIEAARCILPLSESQELDQTLGTRHRAAVGLSEESDAVVIVISEETGTISIAYKGILKRGFDEQGMRRELEQDLRITPT